The following is a genomic window from Chitinophaga caseinilytica.
GGGACTGTCCACGATATAACTCGTCTTGACGTTCCAGGTGATGGCTTCCGTCAAACCGCTGTAAAACGAATACACCGGCGTTGCGTCACTGTCTTTGAACGTCCACCCATAGGCCGTTTGCAACTGGTCTTTCGTTTTGCCGCCGTTCAGCGGATCGTTGACAGGCTGGCTGTACCAGCCGGTTACCTGGTACATCACATCGATGGGGCCATCGAGTTTATCCATATCGTCGTAAAAGCCGAAGATGTTCCTGGAGTTCGGGTAGAAGGCCGCGAAACACGTATCGCCGTTCGCAACGGCGCTCAGGTCCTGCCCCGTGAGGTCTTTGAACCTGTTGGGATCGGCAGGTTCGTTCCAGCTGGTGGTGAACAGCGCGGAGATGCCCGTGTACCGGTAGTTTTGTTCCTTGTCGCTGAGGGTTTTTACCGGCAGGGTCACCACGGCATCGGTCGGGTGAACGCCGGCGTCGTACAGGCCGTCGCTTTCGATGATCCAGGAAGTGCGGGAAGGTACGCCGCTGGTGATGATGATGCGGCTCAGCAGCCATCGGTTGGGCGTAACGGCAAAATTGGTTTGATTGGCCGCCGGGTCATAGTTGCCCCTGGTGAGGGCTTCGGGGAGCGCCCAGTGCAGGTGGACCCCTTTTTTCAACTGGTCGAGCGGCGCGTCGGTGAGCTTTCTCACCACGTTGGAGCCCAGGAAGGCATCGTAAATGCCGGTCTGGTTGATGAACGTGGTGGTAGCGCCCGCGAAGGTGCTGGTACCGTTTGCGTCTTCCTGGTCCTTGATTCCTACGCACAATGCGGTGATATCCACCGGTACGATCAGTCCGTTATCTGCTTGAGGCATACGTCAGGCTTTAGAATTGAGAAAATCAACTTTTACGACCCCCTTGATCATTTCCAGCGCGAATTGCGCTGCGGTGAAATCGGTGATCCCTTCACTGAGGGGCGGGGCGTTCAGTACCGTTTTGATGGCGTCTGCAGCTTTGCTGACCTGCAAGGTTTGCTGGTTGCTGCGGGTGGTGATCTTCGCCGTATATCCGTCGATCCCGGAGCCGGGGTCTCCGCCGCCCTGGATCACGCGCAGGGAGGTGAAGAGATCGGGATATACGCCTTCCACGCCGGAATGCAGGGCCTCCGGCGGTTCGTGGATAGAAACCCTTTGCACCACGCCGTCGAAGATGCAAAGCAATACTTCTTCCGACAGGCGCTCTATCCGCAACTGCTGGATCTCGGAAGTGCCGGCGGCATCGTCGTATCCCGTGATTTCCATGCCGGGCCAGCCTTTCAGCACGGCAGACCGCAGCAGGAAACCGGTGATGGTACCGGTATTGTTCACGAATCCCTTCAACGATTTCTTTCGTTTCCGGAATTGCGTGGCCGTTTTTCTCGCGTTGACGCGCAGTTTCGCCAGGTAAGGCGTTTCCACGATCATGGATGCGGTGGTGGAGCGCCCGATGCTGAAAGCCCCGTCCATCAACGCGTCTACCCAATTATTATCGATGTAGAAGAACCGCAGCGATTCCGGCGGCAACATCCGTTCATCGGCCACGAGATAGTTGAACGGCACGCCATTGAGCAAGCTCAGCCTGGCCATCCATTTCACGACGTCTTCCGGCGGCGAAATATCTTTTTCCATGCGCACGCTCCTGGCGGCGAACACGTCGCCGAAGGCTTCGATGCCCTGGTATTTGTTTTTGATGATTTCGTTTTCTTCTTCGATCACCTGCCAGGCGTACAAGCCTTTCTTCCAGTTGTAGAGCGACGATGCGAAGTTCTTGTTCTGCAGCGCCAGCAACTGCCCCAGCTGCCAGGCGGCGCCGTAGGAAATGTCGAACAGCCCGGTATCCGGATTGTACCGGTTCGCGGCGTCGGAGCAGGATACGGGAAATTCGATCGTTTCCTTCACCAGGTACGGCAAGAGCGGACTGCGGTACCAGGAAACGGTATGGCCGCTGTGCCGCAGCGAATGCCCGTGGGGCGTATATCCCATCATAATGGCGTTTTGTACCAGCACGGTAGCGTCTGCCGGGCTCAGCGTGCCCAGCGCCTGCTTGTCCAGGGCGGCTTTCACGGCGGCGGTGGTAGGTGGCGTGCCTTTGAACGGCACCTGCAGCACGGTAAGCCCCTGCTGGTCGAGCTCGTTTTTGTTCAGGTGCTCGAGAAGGCTTTTGAAGGTTTCGTCGCGGGAATTGACGGTGTAGCTCCAGTCGATGTAAGTGAGCAGGCGAACGGTGGTAATGCCGGCGGGGAGATTGCTCTTGCCGTCGTCGTCCGGCAGGTAATCACCGAAGTTTTCGAGGGAAACGAGGAAAGCGTAGTTGTCGGCATCGTTTTGCGGCAGGCGGTTTCCCAGCACCACGGTGAAGTTTTCCACTTCTTTCGCCAGGTTGTCCGTTTTGTCGAGCGTCTGCATTTTCCGGATGTGCGCCAGGAACGGGAGGTCTTTTTTCGTGGGGGCGATCTGGTTGAACAATGCCGCGGGAATGTCGATGATGTTGCAATCGTCGTCGGGTGTTTCGCCGTAATCCAGTTTTTGCATGCCGGGGTAGGAGAATGTTCCGGTGGGCATGGTCCCGGTGCCTGTAATGGAGGAGCCCGCCACGGTGATGGCGGTGCCCGCGGGCACGAGGGCTTTCGCCTTTTCCCGCACAACAGCGGGCTGCTCGCCTTCGCCGAACAAAAGCACCGCGAGCCAGGGCGCCGCCGCATCGCCATTCACACTGCTTCTTTCCCAGGGCAGAATCCGGCGGTTGAACAGCACATGCGGCAACGTTCCGCCGAATTCGCCGTTGGCCAGGTTTTGCGGGAAATTGGAATTGATATCGTCCGGATCGAGGGAGAACCGTTCGCTGGTAACCGCGAATTTCCTGCTTGCCGAAAATTCTCCCGGTTGCTGGTTCGTTTGCTGCTTCACCGTGATGGTATACTCGGCGGATTTCAGCGGCGGAATATCATACTGGATAAAAATTACCTCGTTTTCCGCGGGTGTGGTGTTCTTCATAGTTTAGTTTTTTCTTCTCCCAATAACCGGAAGAGCGGACTGGCCAGTAAATAATAGGTTTCCGGGTCTGCCAGTTCCACCACGTTGATCTGCACGTCCAGATCGAATCCCAAATCCGTAACGGCGCTCAGCAACATGGGCCGGTTGGCCTGCGCCTTGTTGGCCATGATGGTACCGGAAACGGTTACGTCCTTGAAATCATCTGTCAACGGTACATACGTTTCCGTCCAGGTGAAATACTGGAGCTCGGGGTCAAGCCGGAACTGCAGGTATTGCAGGTCGATGGGCAATGTGCTGGCAGGACAATCCTTGTACGGCACCATGGTAAACCCGGTGAGCACGTCTTTGAGCGTAGTATCGTTCAACGGGTCTCCCACATTCGGATTGCCGTTCCGGTTGAAGCTGACTTTCTGCCACAGACCTTTCGGCACGTTTTTCAGAATGGGCGTGGCGTGGAAGGTGGACAAATCGCCGTTGTCGCTGATGATCTCGATGACCTGTTTCGACTGGAAGGCGGAGCTGTCGAGCCCCACGGGCCGTACCCCGAAATCGGTGTTCTGTAACGGCGCCGGTATGTCAGGATCGATGACGATGCTGATTTTATCGTTTTTGTTATTGGTGAAATCCCATTCTTTCGAAGGAATGATGGCGTCTGTCGTCAGTTCGAACTTTTCCGCGTTCACGATCCAGTTCAGTTCGCCGGGTTTGTCGCTCAGTTGCGCCAGCAATCCATCGGCTACCAAAATCTTACATACATCCGCATTGCTGGCGGTTTGCAGGCCCTGGCTGGCGCCGGCCGGCAACTGGGGAAGCATGTCGCGGGTGAATTCGTCCCAACCGATTTGCTGCGGCTTGTTCTGGCTGCCCGCGCCGAAGGATATGGTGAAGGAAATGATGGTGACGTGAATGGTGGCCTTTCCGCTGAATTCCGGTCCCCAGACATGCAGGCCAACGCCAACGTGAATGGTGATGGTTTTCTTCGTGAAAAGGAGGTTGACGGTGAAAGACGCGCCGATGTCCGTATTGGCGACGATGTCGTAATGGAAAGGCTTCCACATGATGAGGAAATCGGCCTGGAGAATGAACCAGGCGCGGATCCCGCCGCTTTGCCATACGGCTTCCATCAACCCGCCGGCCATGATCGCGTTGGAGGTGAGCGCGAAATACAGGGCGCCCTTGATCATGAGGTGGCTGTCCACCTTCCACGAAACCCCCAGCCTGGGCACTTTCGGATACCAGTCGGGGACCGTGTAATTGGAATTATATCCGCCGAGCGTAATCACGAAATCGCCTTCATGATCGCCGCCGAACCAGAAGTAAAACGCGAACCCGCCGGTCAGGTGGCAGGCTTTGGCCAGCACGTACGAACTGTCTGTCAATTGCCCCTGTATCGAAATCATTCCCGACCCATCCACATAAGAAGCCTTGATGGCCAGTTCCGCATACGCTACAGCCGGAATGCCCGTGCTGCCGCCCGTTCCCGGAGGGAGCACCACGCGGGAAAGCCCCAGCAGCGCGATTTCCAGTCTGGTGCCGAACATCACCGTGAGCAGGGCGAAGGAGTTCACCATCTCGAAAGACGTGAAGTTGATGCCCGCGGCCAGCCAGGAACTGCCGATCTGCGGGGCCACGATGCCTTTCTGCACGATGTCTGCCAGCACGCCGTTCACCTGTGCGGCAATGTCTTTGGTAGGATCGGGCGTTGGCCCGCCGCCCGTGGCCCAGACCACGAACGGGAAGGTAGCCACGCCGGTTATGTCGGGGATCACCAGTTTGCGGTTGAACCCGAACCCGGCGGAAAGCCCGGTCACGAAGAAGAACGGCGGTCCGCCGATGGGGAAATTCAGTACGGCGTACAGGAACATGGACGGTTTCCCTTCCACTTCCGTATACCCGCCGATGCCGCCGATGGTGAGCGCGGGCGTTTTTACGAGAATGTCACCATAGAGGTTGACGGGCGAGAAGCTGCCCATCAATCCGCCGGAAACGAGGATGGGGCCGCTGTTGTAGGTGATGGAAATACCGCTGAGGGCGAAGGCGATGTCGAACGAACTGATGGCGGAACTGATGCCGAAACCGTTCAGGCCGATGCTGAGGCCGCTGGCGGTGGCGGTTACGTTTACCATGACGTAAATCCGGGAATCCTTGTACCCGATACCGATTTTGTCGAAATATAACGGCCCGAAATTCTTCTGGATGTTGAACCATTTCGCTTTCACGGCATCATCTCCCACCGCGGCCAGTTCCATCGTGGCGCCGTTGCTGCTGTCGCCGCCCAGGACGAGGCTCAGCGGGTACAGCGTGCCGCCGATGTTGACGGTCATGGAGAAGGAAACCTTTCCGTTCAGGCCGTCTTCGGGCAACAGCGGGTAGCCGGCGGGGTCGGCCACGAGGGCTTTGATCTGATTATTGATGGTGGTGGCGAGGGCTTTGGTGGTGACGATGGAAACGAAGTTCACGTCCACCGCTGTGATTTCGAGTTTGCCGGCCGGTATCAGCGTTGCGACTTTATCGATGATGGGAAGGTTGGCCAGATCGATCACCAGGTCGGAAGCCAGCCCGAAATAATAGATCCATTGCTGGTCTGCGGGGTTTTTCATGGCGAGGAAAACCGCTTTTCCGTAGTTGGCGGATTCCAGGGAGAAAGCCAGCGTACTGGAAGTGAAATCGTACATCATGGAGGCGCTTTTCAGCGCCAGGTCGAGGCCGGCCGGAACGGTGGGCATATCGAACCCGAAGGCGCCCACGATATCGGCCAGTTGCAGGTATTCGGAAGGCGTGAGGGCTTCCCAGGAGGCGGTGAGCCGCGTGTCTGTAGTACCGGAAGTGAAGTTGATGTGGAACACAGACTCGCCGCCGTTAGACACATGTTTGAGGGTAATGTCTCCCGACATCACGTTCTTGAAATTGTTGTTGCCCTCGTTTTCCAGCGAAAATTTCACGTTGATAGCGAGCTCTGTGGTGGTGAACGTGATTTTGGCGGTGGCGCCGAAGGAGAAGTTTTTGGTGGTGGAATTGAAGCTGACGGCCAGGTTCATCAGCGTGATGGTTTGGATCCATTTCGGGGGATTGGACACGCCGAACATCTGTACCACATACGAGATGAGGTCGCCGATAACGATGGGGTCGCCGTCTTTGGTGCGGCCGTTGAATTGCCAGCCGCCTTCGGGCGTATTGTTGATGGACGCGCTCAGTTCCACGCCCACTTTGCCGATCTGCAATACCGTGGCCACGCTTCCCTGTATCGGTTGCTGGATGTTGGTAGGGTCGCGGGTGAAGTGGAGCTTGAATACGTTGATGGCGATATTGTTCGTGATCTGCCAGACGGTGGCCGATTGCGCATCGAACCGGAAGCTTTGCACCGATGGCAC
Proteins encoded in this region:
- a CDS encoding DUF6603 domain-containing protein; the protein is MPSLIAQIIEKMEAIPIQPNGDMLITPADFGLDFMDTFFQDVLQQETLLLTNAEKPAPGADSVTVKGTSGLLGYKTLALTLTFDVQEDQVVGAVDAIFPASYTPTLPVLDWITAGNISFNKTLSEKFSLQSFRFNLNVTSKGVSGSGIPIVLQSGTGGDWQIGIAEGGDQNLTPAEISSLLAGQDITQFLPSVLAGALTGIQINSFDVSYNVNIKSITYFTIGVSVTNGWTIVDKQILLLPGLQVNLTLTKQAPAANWQTTASVTGTFVLGGVNVPAYLGASLGSTTEWAFGLQPGEKVTLPSFSDLLALAGGTDFMNSLPAGLSSIPQIDINALFVNFNATTSVLTQLQFEVATASSWPVIEGYFSITKISIGFNIYNLTDPLTRNVLGDLYGIFEVGTGNFLLCALRKTEDNPDWAITAGLAPGKTLSLTAIAMQLFEGTVTVPEGVPDFSFSVLEIGVVPSVQSFRFDAQSATVWQITNNIAINVFKLHFTRDPTNIQQPIQGSVATVLQIGKVGVELSASINNTPEGGWQFNGRTKDGDPIVIGDLISYVVQMFGVSNPPKWIQTITLMNLAVSFNSTTKNFSFGATAKITFTTTELAINVKFSLENEGNNNFKNVMSGDITLKHVSNGGESVFHINFTSGTTDTRLTASWEALTPSEYLQLADIVGAFGFDMPTVPAGLDLALKSASMMYDFTSSTLAFSLESANYGKAVFLAMKNPADQQWIYYFGLASDLVIDLANLPIIDKVATLIPAGKLEITAVDVNFVSIVTTKALATTINNQIKALVADPAGYPLLPEDGLNGKVSFSMTVNIGGTLYPLSLVLGGDSSNGATMELAAVGDDAVKAKWFNIQKNFGPLYFDKIGIGYKDSRIYVMVNVTATASGLSIGLNGFGISSAISSFDIAFALSGISITYNSGPILVSGGLMGSFSPVNLYGDILVKTPALTIGGIGGYTEVEGKPSMFLYAVLNFPIGGPPFFFVTGLSAGFGFNRKLVIPDITGVATFPFVVWATGGGPTPDPTKDIAAQVNGVLADIVQKGIVAPQIGSSWLAAGINFTSFEMVNSFALLTVMFGTRLEIALLGLSRVVLPPGTGGSTGIPAVAYAELAIKASYVDGSGMISIQGQLTDSSYVLAKACHLTGGFAFYFWFGGDHEGDFVITLGGYNSNYTVPDWYPKVPRLGVSWKVDSHLMIKGALYFALTSNAIMAGGLMEAVWQSGGIRAWFILQADFLIMWKPFHYDIVANTDIGASFTVNLLFTKKTITIHVGVGLHVWGPEFSGKATIHVTIISFTISFGAGSQNKPQQIGWDEFTRDMLPQLPAGASQGLQTASNADVCKILVADGLLAQLSDKPGELNWIVNAEKFELTTDAIIPSKEWDFTNNKNDKISIVIDPDIPAPLQNTDFGVRPVGLDSSAFQSKQVIEIISDNGDLSTFHATPILKNVPKGLWQKVSFNRNGNPNVGDPLNDTTLKDVLTGFTMVPYKDCPASTLPIDLQYLQFRLDPELQYFTWTETYVPLTDDFKDVTVSGTIMANKAQANRPMLLSAVTDLGFDLDVQINVVELADPETYYLLASPLFRLLGEEKTKL